Below is a window of Janthinobacterium lividum DNA.
ATGCCGTCGGTATCGGCCAGCAATACCGTGGCGCTGCGCGTGGCGCGCGCCAGCTTGCGCGCCAGCGCACCGGCAAAGCGGCGCTGCCAGGGACTGTGACGCAGGGCCGGCAGGACGATTTCGTGGCAACCAAGCAGTTCAGCTGTATCGAGGATCGTAAACAGCAGCTCGCCGGCAAAAATATGGGTGCTGAAGGCGAGCTGCGAACGGCTCAGATACAGTCCCGCCTCGTACATCATCTGCTGCGTGGCCGGATCCAGCGCATGGCATTCACCGGCATCGTGCCGGGGCAAGCCATCGGTCCGGCGCGGTGGCGCCGGGGTCACGTGCAGCAGGCTGACGCTGACCTGGATACCCCATTCCTGCAGGCGCCTGGCGTAGCGCGCGCCGTAGATGATGTCGCTGGCGCGCTTGACGGGCAAGAGCAGCAGCAAGGTATCCTGGCCCGGCTTGCCGCCCGCGTCCGCGGCGCTGTCCGGGGCGCGGTGACGTTGCGGGGCAAGGCGCGATGCATGCATGCTTGGGATGGCCATAGTCGGAAAACCAAGTCATCTTATCCATGCCCTCACCCCCTGTAAATTGGCGAAACAGCGTACGGGTTCCCCTTATGCCCCCTCTGTTTTAATAGCGGTAGGTGACATACACGGCGCCGATCGGGGACGTCTTGCGCTGCACGATGGGGCTCTTGGCCGCGTCGCCCAGGCGGCGCTCGACGCCGACCAGGGTATTGATACCCCAGCGCGCATCGAAGCGGTGCTCCCAGTTGACCGTGGCCTGGGCTTCATAGAAACCGCCTTTGGGCGTGTGTTGCTTGAACGAGGTATTTGCTGCCTGGGTGGCCGTCACGCCATACATGGTCTGCACGTACTTGCGCTCGCCCCAGCCCAGCTGGCCGCCGATGCTCACGCTGTCCTTCTGCATGCCCTTGGCATCGGACCTGCCGTAAATCTGGCCTGTCGCGCCGAAATGTACGTTTGCGCCATTTTCGCGATTCGACAGGGGAATATCGCTCGACACGCTCAGCGACAGGCCCGGCAATGGCGAATAGCCCGCGCTGAGCAGGGCGCTGGCGTTGCCCTTGACTTCGCCCATGCCTTTCAGGTAGTCGTCGCCGCCGAAGCCGTTGACCCCCGTGCGCTTGTGGTCTTCGCGGTTGCCGCGGTAGCCCAGGGCCGCGCTGTAACTGAAGGGCCCGGCCTGGCCGCCATAGCCGATGCCGCGCGAGGTGCTGATGAACAGGCCATTGGCCATGGCGTAATCGAGGATGATCAGGGGCGCGGCCGACAGCTTGTTGGAGCCGGAATAGCTGGATACGGCGGCGACACCGCCGCCGATGGTGAAAACATTTTCCGCAGGCGGTTCGGCCGCCGCAGCGGCCAGGGGGTTCAAGCTCAGGCCAAAGGCCAGTGCCAGCGAGGTCAACAAGGTTGTAGATGCGTGCATGGAGTTTTCCGTCAGGTGGAGAACCGAGTCCGGAGTGGCTCGATTGACTGCTGGCAGTATCCATCCTTGCCATGAAGAAAAAATGAGCCTTCTATTAAGATTGAATGAAGAGCGCTTCTTTACCCATTCTTCAGCTTGCGGTGGTTTAATACTCACCATGAAGATACTGCTGATTGAAGATGATATGGACTTGGGCAATGGCGTGCGGATTGCCTTGCGCGACCAGGGCATGCAAGTGGTGTGGGTGCGCAGCCTGGAGGATGCGGCGCGCAGCATCGAGCACGACAGTTGCGAACTGGTGTTGCTGGACCTGGGCTTGCCCGATGGCGATGGCCTCGATTTGCTGGCCCGGCTGCGCGCGGCGCGCCTGCCGGTGCTGATCCTCAGCGCCCGCGATACGCTGGAGCAGCGTTTGCGTGGCCTGGACGGCGGCGCCGACGATTACCTGGTGAAGCCGTTTGTGCTGGCCGAGCTGCTGTCGCGCGTGCGGGCCCTGGCACGCCGCAGCTATGGCTTCGATGGCGACACCATCGAGTTGCGCGGCCTGCTGCTGCAAGTACCCACGCGCAGGGTCAGCGTGCATGGACGGCCCGTGGAGCTCACCGCCAGTGAATATGCTCTGCTGAAGACCTTGCTGATGCGCGCCAACCGGGTCATCACGCGGCGTGTGCTGGAAGAACACATCTTGCCCGGCGGACTGGCCAATGCCAGCAATACCCTGGATGTGCATATGGGTAACTTGCGCCGCAAGATAGGCGAAGGTTATATCCGTACCGTACGCGGCGTTGGCTACGTCATCGACCAGCAGGGCGAGACATCCACCCCGCCGGGTGCTGGCGCATGATGGGGCGTTTCTGGGCCATGCTGCGCCGGCCTACCCTGGTGCGCCGCCTGATGATGGCGCAAATGCTGATGCTGACCGTGCTGTGGAGCCTGGCCGTGGCGTATGTGCTGTTCGAGGGGACGAGCGAAGCGAACACGGTGAGCCGCGGCGTCTTGCACGCCATTATCAGCGTGGCCGATAACCTGGCCGAGCAGCCGCAGCGCCAGGAGCAAAGCTTGCGCGCGATCGACGAAGCCTTGCGCGAGGAATTTGAAATGGGCCAGGTGCCGGAACTGGCGCCGCGCATCCTGGTCTGGCGCGAAGGCCAGCTGGTCTACAAGTCCCCCGCAGCACCCAGCGGCATCCGCAGCGCCGGCCCTGAGCAGATGGAAGTGGTGTATATCAAGGGCCAGGCCTGGCGCAGCCGCAGCCTGGTCGAAGGGGCCACCCGCGTGACCGTGCTGGAAGTGGGCGGCGCCTGGCAATTTTTCGTCACGATCAATTCACGCGGCTATTACCTGCTGCCTTTACTGATCAGCCTGCCGTTCCTGCTGGTGCCGGCCTGGCTGTCGATCCGCCTTGCCATGCGCCCGTGGCGCAAGGTGGCGCAGGAGGTGGCGGCGCGCGGGCCGCAGGATTTACGTCCTCTGGCGTTCAAGCCGCCGCATGGCGAACTGGCGGCGCTGGTCGACAATATCAATGCCCTGTTGCAGCGGGTCGATGCCAGCGCCGCGCGCGAACGCAGCTTCATCGCCGATGCCACGCATGAGCTGCGCACGCCGCTGGCAGCCATGCGCGTGAATGTCGAGGCCTTGCAGGGGCAGGCGCATGATGCGCGCCAGCAAGAGCTGCTGGACGGTATCTTGAACAGCGGCAACCGGGCCGCGCGCCTGGTGGGGCAGTTGCTGCAGCTGACGCGCAGCGAAGTGCAGGCGGGCGGGGGCGAGTTGCCGCGGCGCCAAGCGCTCGATACCTTGCTGCAAGACCGCCTGGCAGCCCTGTCCGGCCTGGCCCAGGCAGGCGATATCGAACTCGAATTGCAAGCCAGCGTCTCGCTCAGCGTACCCGGACAGCGCGAAAGCCTGGTCTCGCTGATCGACAACCTGGTGGAGAACGCCATCAAGTACAGCCCGCGCGGCAGCAGCGTGACGGTGTCGCTGCATGCGGAGCGGGGCCAGGCCGTGTTGCATGTGGCCGATCAGGGGCCGGGCATCGCGCCGTCCCTGTATGAACGCGTATTCGACCGCTTTTTCCGTGCGCCGCAGCAGGCCCAGCCGGGCAGCGGCCTGGGCTTGTCCATCGTCGCTTCCGTCGTGCGCCAGCACGGCGGCACGATTCAGTTGCACAGCGGTAATGGCGGGCTGGGCTTGCTGGTGGAGGTGCGCTTGCCGCTGGCCGAGGCCTGATTGCGCTGGCGCGCCTTGCGACATTGCATGAAGATTATTTCATGTGCCTATAACGCAAGATGAGATGGCGTGGCGCACGCTTGCGATGCATAATGCGGGACAGTTAAAAAACACCGTTATGCGCCCATTCCTGTCCCGCTACCTGCCGTATCCCGCCTTTGTCGGCCTGTATCTGCTGTTTGACTGGGCGACCTATATCGATCCGATGTACGGGCTGAACATCACCCCCTGGAATCCCGATCCCGCGCTGGGTCTGGTATTTTGGCTGATCCACGGCCGCAAGGCGGCGCTGCCGTGGTTTATCGCCCTGGTGGCTGGCGAGGTGCTGGTGCGCTGCCTGCCGGCAGGCCTGCCCCTGACCTTGCTCTGTTCTGCGTGGCTGGTGCTCGGCTATGGCGGTATCGGTGCAGTCTTGCGCCGCAGTTTCAGCAGCAGCGACATCTTCGACAACCGGCGCCGCCTGAGCGCCTGGGTTGCCATCGTGCTGTTGGGCACCGTGCTCAATGCGCTCGGCTATATTTCCTTGCTGTCGCTGACGGGACGCATCCCGGCCGGCGAATGGGCAACGGCAGTCTGGCGTTTCGGCATCGGCGACACGGTCGGCATGCTGGTGTCGATGCCACTGATCTGGGTGCTGTTCAGCGAGCGTGGGCGCGAACGTCTGCATGCGGCCGTCTGGCGCTGGGAAACGCTGGCCTATCTGGCCCTGGCCAGCTTCGTGTTGTGGAGCCTGTTCGGTTCCATCGTGCGTTCCGAATACAAGCATTTCTATTTCCTGTTTCTCCCCGTGATCTGGGCCGCCTCGCGCCAGGGTTTGCATGGCGCCGTGCTGGCCGTGTTCGTATTGCAACTGTGCATCATCACTTTGGTGAAATGGACGCATGCAGTCGATATCCAGTTCTATGAATTGCAATTGCTCGACGCCGTGCTGGCGCTCGTGGGATTTTTTATCGGCATCGTCGTCGATGAAATGCGCCAGGTGGCAGACGAACTGAAACACACGATGCGCCTGGCGGCAGCTGGCGAGATGGCGGCGGCTCTCGCACATGAGCTGAACCAGCCGCTGACGGCCTTGTCGACCTATGGCAAGGCGTGCGAATACTTGCTGGAACGCGGTGAGACTGGCACCTTGCTGCAGGGCGCCGTGGGGCATATGATCGTCGAATCGGGACGCGCCGCAGACGTGGTGCGCCGCCTGCGCGACTTTTTCCGCACGGGCGCGATGCAACTCGAAGCGGTGGAGGCGAGCGCCTTGATCGAGGGCATGGCGCGCCAGTTTACGCCGCTGTTCCATGAGCATGGCATCGAGCTGGTGCTGGCGCCGCCGTCACCGCTGGCCGTCAACGCCGACCGCCTGCAAATCGAGCTGGTGTTGCGTAATTTATTAGCCAATGCGCAGGATGCGGTGATGGGCCAGCCGCGCGGTCAGCGCCGCATCACGGTCTCGGCTGAACGGCTCGAAGGCGGGCGGCTGCGTCTGTCCGTGGAAGATAGCGGCCCCGGCATTTCCAATAGCCTGGCGGCACGCCTGTTCGAACCGTTCGTCTCGACCAAGGCCAGCGGCCTGGGTCTGGGGCTGGTGCTCAGCCGCAGCATCGTCGAAGCGCATGGCGGCCAGCTATGGGCCGAAGTGGGCAAGCATGGTATTTTTCGTTTTGTCCTGCCCCTGGCGCGCGCCAGTGCGGCCGCCACAGGAGATTATGGTGACAAATAATTTGACGGTGTTTATCGTGGATGACGATCCCGCCGTGCGTGATGCGCTAGGTTTGCTGTTGGGCATACGAGGCTACCGTACGGCCATGTTTTCCTGTGGCGAGGATTTCCTGCACAGCTGGCGGCCCGAGTGGGCTGGCTGCCTGCTGATCGATATCCGCATGTCGGGCATGGATGGCCTGAGCCTGCAGCGGCGTTTGCTGGAACTCAAATGTATGCTGCCCATCATCATTATCACGGGACATGGCGACGTCGCCTTGGCACGCCAGGCTTTCAAGGCGCAGGCCAGCGATTTCCTGGAAAAACCGTTTGACCACGACAAGCTGCTGGCAGCCATCGATGAAGCGTTTTCGCGCGAGGCGCATGCGCGCGGCCAGCTGCTGCGCCAGGTGGAGGGGCTAGCCTTGCTGCGCGCCTTGACGCCGCGCGAACGGGAAGTGATGCATCTGGTGGTGACGGGCCAGCACAACCGCGATATCGCCCCGGCACTTGGCATTTCCGTGCGCACGGTGGAAGTGCACAAGGCGCGCCTGATGGACAAGCTGGGTGTCGATAATGTGGCCGACCTGGTGCGCATCAGCATGCTGGGCACCGGCTAGCCGTTGTAGCGTTGTCTAGGTGATGGTCTGCAATACCTGATCGACCGAGATCGCCTTGACCCAGTCGCTGCGCCGCGCCACCGTGATGACGGTGCTGTTGGCGCTGTCGAACGGTGCCCATTCCGGATTTTTCTTGCGCATCAACGCCACGACAGGCACATGCACGGCGTTCGCCAGATGCATGATCGACGTTTCCACCGAAATAATCAGGTCGCATTGCGCCAGCATGGCCGGCAGCTGGAAAAAGTTGTCGACGGCGCTGAAGGCTTGCGTGCGCGACAATCCATGCGCCTGCACGACGGCATTCACCTTGGCCAGCTCCTGCGGCATGGCATTGATCAGGAAACAGGCATGCTGCCATTTCGGCATCGCCTGCATGCGCGCGATCAGCCCGACGATGCGTTCCAGCGGCCAGCTGCGCTTGTGCGACTTGGCAAACGGGTTCAGGAGTACGAGCGGCCCCTGGCGCGGGGCAAAGCCCCAGGCGGCCAACTGCTGCTGCGCCTGCTGCAGCGCGTGCTCGGGAATGTGCACGAAGGGATAGCGTTCGGCCACGGGAATGTCGAGTCCCGTCAATTGACGGAACCAATCCGCATAGACGCTGCTGATATGGTGCTCGCCCGCATCCTGTCCCGCATACGAGGCCAGCACGGCATCGATCTTGCGGTAGGCCAGGTAATGCCAGGGGCGCAGCGGGCTGAACGGTTTGCGCGTGCCGATCACCAGTCCATTCGGGCTGATCGCGCGGGCAAGATCCGCGTACTGCTGTGGCCGTACATGGGCCAATGACACGACGACAGGATAGTGTTCCGCTTTGGCCTCGCGCAGTGACTCTTCGTACAGCGCTGGGCTGTAGGTCTTGCGGTACACCTTGGCGAACAGGCCCGATTGCTCTACCCAGTCGTACAGTGAATAGGTACGCAAGCTTTCCCATTGCCTGGTGTCGGAGGTGCGGCGGACTTCGTCGACCCACAGGTGGATCTGGATATGGGGATAGGCCGCGGCAAAGGCGCGGAAACCGTTTTGCAGGTACGTAAAGTCTCCCAGCGCCAGATGGGCGATGAAAAGAATTTTGTCCGACTTTTGTAGAAGTTCGGCGGGAATCAAAGGCGTCATGTATCAGTACGATTTCAGGTATTCATTCGATGGTGTCAAACCACTTGCTGGGAAAATTGCATGCGATGCAGATTGGCATAGGCGCCGTTGGCATCCAATAATTGCTGGTGATTGCCGGTTTCCATTATTTTCCCATGTGACAATACCACGATACGGTCCGCACGTTCAATTGTTGATAGCCGATGAGCAATAACGAGGGTGGTTTTACCTTGCATCAGGTGTTCCAGTGCCGCTTGCACGGCCCGTTCCGCTTCCGTATCCAGTGCCGAGGTGGCTTCGTCGAGGATCAGGATGGGCGCATCCTTGTAAATCGCGCGGGCGATGGCCACGCGCTGGCGCTGGCCGCCGGACAGGCGCGAGCCATTGTCGCCCAAACGCGTTTCCAGGCCGTCGGGCAAGCCGTCGATGACGTCCGACAGGAAGGCGGCCGCTGCGGACGCTTCGATGCGTTGCCGGTCCGGCGCCGCATCGCCATACGCGATATTGGCGGCCAGGGTATCGTCGAACAGCACCACCTGCTGGCTGACCATGGCGATCTGGCTGCGCAGGCTGGTCAGGGAGATGGCATCGATATTCTGTCCATCGAGCAAGATATCACCACTGCTGGCCGAGTAAAAGCCGGGCAGCAGACTGACCAGGGTCGATTTGCCGCCGCCGGACATGCCGACAAAGGCGACCGTTTGTCCAGGCTCTATGCTCAGGTTGATGTGTCGCAGGGCTGGTTCCTGATGTCCGGGGTAGACAAAGCTC
It encodes the following:
- a CDS encoding universal stress protein; translated protein: MAIPSMHASRLAPQRHRAPDSAADAGGKPGQDTLLLLLPVKRASDIIYGARYARRLQEWGIQVSVSLLHVTPAPPRRTDGLPRHDAGECHALDPATQQMMYEAGLYLSRSQLAFSTHIFAGELLFTILDTAELLGCHEIVLPALRHSPWQRRFAGALARKLARATRSATVLLADTDGMSGPPPA
- a CDS encoding MipA/OmpV family protein, translating into MHASTTLLTSLALAFGLSLNPLAAAAAEPPAENVFTIGGGVAAVSSYSGSNKLSAAPLIILDYAMANGLFISTSRGIGYGGQAGPFSYSAALGYRGNREDHKRTGVNGFGGDDYLKGMGEVKGNASALLSAGYSPLPGLSLSVSSDIPLSNRENGANVHFGATGQIYGRSDAKGMQKDSVSIGGQLGWGERKYVQTMYGVTATQAANTSFKQHTPKGGFYEAQATVNWEHRFDARWGINTLVGVERRLGDAAKSPIVQRKTSPIGAVYVTYRY
- a CDS encoding response regulator, with protein sequence MKILLIEDDMDLGNGVRIALRDQGMQVVWVRSLEDAARSIEHDSCELVLLDLGLPDGDGLDLLARLRAARLPVLILSARDTLEQRLRGLDGGADDYLVKPFVLAELLSRVRALARRSYGFDGDTIELRGLLLQVPTRRVSVHGRPVELTASEYALLKTLLMRANRVITRRVLEEHILPGGLANASNTLDVHMGNLRRKIGEGYIRTVRGVGYVIDQQGETSTPPGAGA
- a CDS encoding ATP-binding protein; protein product: MMGRFWAMLRRPTLVRRLMMAQMLMLTVLWSLAVAYVLFEGTSEANTVSRGVLHAIISVADNLAEQPQRQEQSLRAIDEALREEFEMGQVPELAPRILVWREGQLVYKSPAAPSGIRSAGPEQMEVVYIKGQAWRSRSLVEGATRVTVLEVGGAWQFFVTINSRGYYLLPLLISLPFLLVPAWLSIRLAMRPWRKVAQEVAARGPQDLRPLAFKPPHGELAALVDNINALLQRVDASAARERSFIADATHELRTPLAAMRVNVEALQGQAHDARQQELLDGILNSGNRAARLVGQLLQLTRSEVQAGGGELPRRQALDTLLQDRLAALSGLAQAGDIELELQASVSLSVPGQRESLVSLIDNLVENAIKYSPRGSSVTVSLHAERGQAVLHVADQGPGIAPSLYERVFDRFFRAPQQAQPGSGLGLSIVASVVRQHGGTIQLHSGNGGLGLLVEVRLPLAEA
- a CDS encoding ATP-binding protein, producing the protein MRPFLSRYLPYPAFVGLYLLFDWATYIDPMYGLNITPWNPDPALGLVFWLIHGRKAALPWFIALVAGEVLVRCLPAGLPLTLLCSAWLVLGYGGIGAVLRRSFSSSDIFDNRRRLSAWVAIVLLGTVLNALGYISLLSLTGRIPAGEWATAVWRFGIGDTVGMLVSMPLIWVLFSERGRERLHAAVWRWETLAYLALASFVLWSLFGSIVRSEYKHFYFLFLPVIWAASRQGLHGAVLAVFVLQLCIITLVKWTHAVDIQFYELQLLDAVLALVGFFIGIVVDEMRQVADELKHTMRLAAAGEMAAALAHELNQPLTALSTYGKACEYLLERGETGTLLQGAVGHMIVESGRAADVVRRLRDFFRTGAMQLEAVEASALIEGMARQFTPLFHEHGIELVLAPPSPLAVNADRLQIELVLRNLLANAQDAVMGQPRGQRRITVSAERLEGGRLRLSVEDSGPGISNSLAARLFEPFVSTKASGLGLGLVLSRSIVEAHGGQLWAEVGKHGIFRFVLPLARASAAATGDYGDK
- a CDS encoding response regulator → MVTNNLTVFIVDDDPAVRDALGLLLGIRGYRTAMFSCGEDFLHSWRPEWAGCLLIDIRMSGMDGLSLQRRLLELKCMLPIIIITGHGDVALARQAFKAQASDFLEKPFDHDKLLAAIDEAFSREAHARGQLLRQVEGLALLRALTPREREVMHLVVTGQHNRDIAPALGISVRTVEVHKARLMDKLGVDNVADLVRISMLGTG
- a CDS encoding glycosyltransferase family 9 protein, which codes for MTPLIPAELLQKSDKILFIAHLALGDFTYLQNGFRAFAAAYPHIQIHLWVDEVRRTSDTRQWESLRTYSLYDWVEQSGLFAKVYRKTYSPALYEESLREAKAEHYPVVVSLAHVRPQQYADLARAISPNGLVIGTRKPFSPLRPWHYLAYRKIDAVLASYAGQDAGEHHISSVYADWFRQLTGLDIPVAERYPFVHIPEHALQQAQQQLAAWGFAPRQGPLVLLNPFAKSHKRSWPLERIVGLIARMQAMPKWQHACFLINAMPQELAKVNAVVQAHGLSRTQAFSAVDNFFQLPAMLAQCDLIISVETSIMHLANAVHVPVVALMRKKNPEWAPFDSANSTVITVARRSDWVKAISVDQVLQTIT